A portion of the Micromonospora vinacea genome contains these proteins:
- a CDS encoding sensor histidine kinase has product MPRGELRIYLGAAPGVGKTYAMLEEAQRRAARGTDVVIGFVETHGRQHTAAMLADLEQVPRRTMEYRGVEFTEMDLDAVLARRPEIAVVDELAHTNVPGSRHEKRWQDVQELLDAGIDVLSTVNVQHLESVNDVVAQITGTTQRETVPDEIVRAAEQVELVDMTPEALRRRMAHGNIYRPDKIDAALGNYFRVGNLTALRELALLWLADKVDEQLDRYRSQQGIAATWEARERVVVALTGGPEGETLIRRAARVAARSKGADLLAVHVARSDGLAGADPAQLARQRVLVESLGGTYHQVLGTDVPAALLDFAQGVNATQLVLGASRRGRFAQIFSRGVGVTTTALSGAIDVHLVTHKEAGKGRRAAAVPAALSRRRRLLGFGLAVLGMPLLTVLLKALPDLTLTNDILLFLAGVVGVALVGGVWPALVAALGGSLLLNWFFTPPFRTLTIAEADNLLALAVFVGVALAVSWIVDVAARRTREAARAAADAQTLAAVAGGVLRGERPLPALLDQLRETFGLRAVSVLELAEEASGRPERAREEHAWSVVASVGDQPPCTPESGETAVPVDDRITVVLCGRRLEAADRRIVEAFAAQAAVALRQERLAEEAATARPLAAADRMRTALLAAVSHDLRTPLASAKAAVTSLRSHDIEFDESDREELLETAEESLDRLARLVGNLLDMSRLQAGVLGISATAIGLEDAVPLALDELGPAAATVGTDIPADLPAATADPGLLERVLVNIVANALRYSPPGQPPTITASAHAGQVELRVIDRGPGIPEDQWEHVFLPFQRLGDRDNQTGVGLGLALSRGLAEAMGGSITPETTPGGGLTMVLRLPAAPTVSEGSQE; this is encoded by the coding sequence GTGCCACGCGGAGAACTGCGCATCTATCTCGGGGCCGCCCCCGGCGTCGGCAAGACGTACGCCATGTTGGAGGAGGCCCAGCGGCGGGCCGCGCGCGGCACCGACGTGGTGATCGGTTTCGTGGAGACCCACGGCCGCCAGCACACCGCCGCGATGCTCGCTGACCTGGAGCAGGTGCCCCGCCGCACGATGGAGTACCGGGGCGTCGAGTTCACCGAGATGGACCTGGACGCGGTGCTGGCCCGCCGGCCGGAGATCGCTGTGGTCGACGAGTTGGCGCACACGAACGTGCCCGGTTCCCGGCACGAGAAGCGCTGGCAGGACGTCCAGGAGTTGCTCGACGCCGGGATCGACGTGTTGTCCACCGTCAACGTGCAGCACCTGGAGTCGGTCAACGACGTCGTCGCGCAGATCACCGGCACCACCCAGCGGGAGACCGTGCCGGACGAGATCGTCCGCGCCGCCGAGCAGGTCGAGCTTGTCGACATGACCCCGGAGGCGCTGCGCCGGCGGATGGCGCACGGCAACATCTACCGACCCGACAAGATCGACGCCGCGTTGGGCAACTACTTCCGGGTCGGCAACCTCACCGCGCTCCGCGAGCTGGCGCTGCTCTGGCTGGCCGACAAGGTCGACGAGCAGCTCGACCGGTACCGCAGCCAGCAGGGCATCGCGGCCACCTGGGAGGCCCGGGAACGGGTCGTGGTCGCGCTGACCGGTGGCCCGGAGGGCGAGACGCTGATCCGCCGAGCGGCCCGGGTCGCGGCCCGCAGCAAGGGCGCCGACCTGCTCGCCGTGCATGTGGCCCGCAGCGACGGCCTGGCCGGCGCCGACCCGGCCCAACTGGCCCGGCAACGGGTGCTGGTGGAGAGCCTGGGTGGCACGTACCACCAGGTGCTCGGCACCGATGTGCCGGCCGCGCTGCTCGACTTCGCCCAGGGTGTCAACGCCACCCAGTTGGTGCTCGGCGCCAGCCGGCGGGGCCGCTTCGCGCAGATCTTCTCCCGGGGTGTCGGGGTGACCACCACCGCGCTCTCCGGGGCGATCGACGTGCACCTGGTCACCCACAAGGAGGCCGGAAAGGGCCGCCGGGCGGCGGCCGTGCCGGCGGCGCTGTCCCGACGCCGCCGGTTGCTCGGCTTCGGCCTGGCCGTGCTGGGCATGCCGCTGCTCACAGTGCTGCTGAAGGCCCTGCCCGACCTGACGCTGACGAACGACATCCTGCTGTTCCTCGCCGGGGTCGTCGGTGTCGCGCTGGTCGGTGGCGTGTGGCCCGCCCTGGTCGCCGCGCTCGGCGGATCGCTGCTGCTCAACTGGTTCTTCACCCCGCCCTTCCGCACGCTGACCATCGCCGAGGCGGACAACCTGCTCGCCCTGGCCGTCTTCGTCGGGGTGGCGTTGGCGGTGAGCTGGATCGTCGACGTGGCGGCCCGGCGTACCCGGGAGGCGGCGCGGGCCGCCGCCGACGCGCAGACCCTCGCCGCCGTCGCCGGTGGTGTGCTGCGCGGCGAACGTCCCCTGCCCGCCCTGCTGGATCAGCTCCGGGAGACCTTCGGGCTGCGCGCGGTGAGCGTGCTGGAGTTGGCCGAGGAGGCCAGCGGGCGCCCGGAGCGGGCCCGCGAGGAGCATGCCTGGTCTGTCGTGGCCAGCGTCGGCGACCAGCCGCCCTGCACACCCGAAAGCGGTGAGACCGCGGTACCGGTCGACGACCGGATCACAGTCGTCCTCTGCGGACGACGCTTGGAGGCCGCCGACCGGCGGATCGTCGAGGCGTTCGCCGCCCAGGCCGCCGTCGCGCTGCGCCAGGAACGGCTCGCCGAGGAGGCCGCCACGGCCCGGCCCCTCGCCGCCGCCGACCGGATGCGCACCGCGCTGCTCGCCGCGGTCAGCCACGACCTGCGTACGCCGTTGGCGTCCGCGAAGGCGGCCGTGACCAGCCTGCGCAGCCACGACATCGAGTTCGACGAGTCCGACCGCGAGGAGTTGCTGGAGACCGCGGAGGAGTCACTGGACCGCCTCGCCCGGCTGGTCGGCAACCTGCTGGACATGAGCCGGCTCCAGGCGGGTGTCCTGGGCATCTCGGCGACCGCGATCGGCCTGGAGGACGCCGTACCCCTGGCGTTGGACGAACTTGGCCCGGCGGCAGCGACCGTCGGCACGGACATCCCGGCCGACCTGCCCGCCGCCACCGCCGACCCGGGCCTGCTGGAACGGGTGCTGGTCAACATCGTCGCCAACGCGCTGCGGTACAGCCCGCCCGGTCAGCCACCCACGATCACCGCCAGCGCCCACGCCGGCCAGGTCGAGCTGCGGGTCATCGACAGGGGGCCGGGCATCCCGGAGGACCAGTGGGAGCACGTCTTCCTGCCGTTCCAGCGCCTCGGTGACCGGGACAACCAGACCGGCGTCGGCCTCGGGCTTGCCCTGTCCCGGGGGTTGGCCGAGGCGATGGGTGGCAGCATCACCCCGGAGACCACCCCCGGTGGTGGGCTCACCATGGTGCTGCGGCTGCCGGCCGCGCCGACCGTCTCGGAGGGGTCGCAAGAATGA
- a CDS encoding response regulator yields MTRILVVDDEPQILRALRINLRARRYDVDVADTGAAALKAAASHPPDLVVLDLGLPDIDGVEVIRGLRGWTTVPIIVLSGRAGSEDKVAALDAGADDYVTKPFGVEELLARIRAVTRRLGGPSEAAPALRIGQHTVDLADHSVRKDDGTEVKLTPIQWSVLEKLLRHPGKLISQRQLLQDVWGPEYQNETNYLRQYLAQLRRKLEDDPARPRHLITEPGMGYRYRP; encoded by the coding sequence ATGACGCGCATCCTGGTCGTCGACGACGAACCGCAGATCCTGCGTGCCCTGCGCATCAACCTGCGGGCCCGCCGGTACGACGTGGACGTCGCCGACACCGGGGCCGCCGCGTTGAAGGCCGCAGCCAGCCACCCGCCCGACCTTGTCGTGCTGGATCTCGGCCTGCCCGACATCGACGGCGTGGAGGTGATCCGGGGCCTGCGCGGCTGGACCACCGTGCCGATCATCGTGCTCTCCGGTCGGGCCGGCAGCGAGGACAAGGTCGCGGCGCTCGACGCGGGCGCTGACGACTACGTCACCAAGCCGTTCGGGGTGGAGGAACTGCTGGCCCGCATCCGCGCGGTGACCCGCCGCCTCGGCGGGCCCAGCGAGGCGGCGCCGGCACTGCGGATCGGTCAGCACACGGTCGACCTGGCCGACCACAGCGTGCGGAAGGACGACGGCACCGAGGTCAAGCTGACCCCCATCCAGTGGAGCGTGCTGGAGAAGCTGCTGCGTCACCCCGGCAAGCTGATCAGCCAACGTCAGCTCCTCCAGGACGTGTGGGGGCCGGAATACCAGAACGAGACGAACTACCTGCGGCAGTACCTGGCCCAGCTGCGGCGCAAGCTGGAAGACGACCCGGCCCGCCCCCGGCACCTGATCACCGAGCCGGGAATGGGCTACCGTTACCGGCCGTGA
- a CDS encoding FAD-dependent oxidoreductase, with product MSLHLSRRRLLTVGGAGLVLAGLDGPFRADPARAAVTTVDLVVYGATSGGLAAAITMRRLGRTAVVVEPTSHVGGLSTAGLGATDTGVQASIGGLAAEFYRRVYVKYHGGTLTPTSPLRMTFEPHVATTVFAEMLAEADVPVVVDARLSGIGRTGNRITELRTEDGSIYRGGMFVDATYEGDLLAMAGVGFTVGRESNDTYGETINGVQSRNTHQFAYPVDPYVTAGSPASGLLPGISTTPLAPPGSGDDRIQAYCFRMCLTQSANRIPFGKPPGYDPIRYELLLRHIQAGYAGPYFTTHSIGGGKTDSNNNGAVSTDNIGFNYAYPTASWAARESIIAEHRTYQQGLMWFLANDPRLPASVRDSTARWGLPVDEFTSTDGWPPMLYIREARRMVSAYVMTEADCRGRVRATDSVGLASYTMDSHNCQRVVVNGRVRNEGDVQIGVPAPYPVSYRAIVPHQAQCANLLVPVCLSASHIAYGSIRMEPVFMILGQAAATAASLALTGNLAVQAVPVPALQTRLRQDGGVLEWGSSGEVILDNAATAGITRAGTWVRSSSTGGYYGPDYEHDGNVGKGVNRLRFRPSLPTAGSWTVQLRWTAHANRATNVPVDIEHADGLITKTVDQRQAGGQWVPLGTYPFTAGTGGSVLIRTEDTNGYVVADAVRLVPA from the coding sequence GTGTCTCTGCACCTGTCCCGTCGTCGGCTGTTGACCGTCGGCGGCGCCGGCCTCGTCCTGGCCGGTCTCGACGGCCCGTTCCGGGCCGACCCCGCCCGAGCGGCCGTCACCACCGTCGACCTGGTCGTCTACGGCGCCACCTCCGGCGGGCTGGCCGCCGCGATCACCATGCGCCGACTCGGCCGCACCGCTGTGGTGGTGGAACCCACCAGCCACGTCGGTGGGTTGAGCACCGCCGGGCTGGGCGCCACCGACACCGGCGTCCAGGCGTCCATCGGCGGGCTGGCCGCCGAGTTCTACCGCCGGGTGTACGTGAAGTACCACGGCGGAACCCTCACGCCGACGTCGCCGCTGCGGATGACCTTCGAACCGCACGTCGCCACCACCGTCTTCGCCGAGATGCTGGCCGAGGCGGACGTTCCGGTGGTCGTCGACGCCCGGCTGAGCGGCATCGGCCGCACCGGCAACCGGATCACCGAGCTGCGTACCGAGGACGGGTCGATCTACCGGGGCGGGATGTTCGTCGACGCCACCTACGAGGGCGACCTGCTGGCCATGGCCGGGGTGGGGTTCACCGTCGGGCGGGAGTCCAACGACACCTACGGCGAGACGATCAACGGGGTGCAGTCGCGCAACACCCACCAGTTCGCCTACCCCGTCGACCCGTACGTCACGGCCGGCTCGCCCGCCAGTGGCCTGCTGCCGGGCATCTCCACCACCCCACTCGCCCCGCCGGGCAGCGGCGACGACCGGATCCAGGCGTACTGCTTTCGGATGTGCCTGACCCAGTCGGCCAACCGGATCCCGTTCGGCAAGCCGCCCGGTTACGACCCGATCCGGTACGAGCTGCTGCTGCGGCACATCCAGGCCGGTTACGCCGGACCGTACTTCACCACCCACTCGATCGGCGGCGGCAAGACCGACTCCAACAACAACGGTGCCGTGTCGACCGACAACATCGGCTTCAACTACGCGTACCCGACGGCGAGCTGGGCGGCCCGGGAGAGCATCATCGCCGAACACCGCACCTACCAGCAGGGCCTGATGTGGTTCCTGGCCAACGACCCCCGACTGCCGGCATCGGTACGCGACTCGACCGCCCGGTGGGGGCTGCCGGTGGACGAGTTCACCAGCACTGACGGCTGGCCACCGATGCTCTACATCCGCGAGGCACGCCGGATGGTCTCCGCGTACGTGATGACCGAGGCCGACTGTCGGGGCCGGGTACGCGCCACCGACTCGGTGGGCCTGGCCAGCTACACGATGGACTCGCACAACTGTCAGCGGGTGGTGGTCAACGGCCGGGTCCGCAACGAGGGGGACGTGCAGATCGGCGTGCCGGCGCCGTACCCGGTGAGCTACCGGGCGATCGTGCCGCACCAGGCGCAGTGCGCCAACCTGCTGGTGCCGGTCTGTCTCTCGGCGAGCCACATCGCGTACGGCTCGATCCGGATGGAACCCGTGTTCATGATCCTCGGGCAGGCGGCGGCCACCGCGGCGTCCCTGGCGCTCACCGGGAACCTCGCCGTGCAGGCGGTCCCTGTGCCCGCCCTTCAGACCCGGCTGCGCCAGGACGGCGGGGTGCTGGAATGGGGCTCCAGCGGCGAGGTGATCCTGGACAACGCGGCGACCGCCGGGATCACCCGGGCCGGGACGTGGGTGCGCAGCAGCAGCACCGGCGGCTACTACGGTCCGGACTACGAGCACGACGGCAACGTCGGCAAGGGGGTCAACCGGCTGCGGTTCCGCCCGTCGCTGCCCACCGCCGGTTCCTGGACGGTGCAGCTGCGCTGGACCGCGCATGCGAACCGGGCGACAAACGTGCCGGTGGACATCGAGCACGCCGACGGGCTGATCACCAAGACGGTCGACCAGCGGCAGGCCGGCGGCCAGTGGGTGCCGCTTGGCACCTATCCGTTCACGGCGGGCACCGGCGGCAGCGTGCTGATCCGTACCGAGGACACCAACGGATACGTGGTAGCCGACGCGGTCCGGCTCGTCCCCGCCTGA
- a CDS encoding SAV_915 family protein has product MTSALAAPPVTAALATRAERTDPTMDEAPIIFAVPVRDLPGRLVRTVRTGRSPQGQRVGIAFTRPELLVAAMGVDQPWEELCESALRGMLRPLGIDRIQVDPLLVAPPLDRVDPAPRVVQAGTSRTASATTYPLVSSVRISTLPPVPAVNG; this is encoded by the coding sequence TTGACCAGTGCCCTGGCGGCGCCGCCGGTGACCGCCGCTCTCGCGACACGTGCGGAAAGGACCGACCCGACAATGGACGAGGCCCCGATAATCTTCGCCGTTCCGGTGCGCGACCTGCCGGGACGGCTGGTGCGGACGGTGCGGACCGGCCGTTCGCCGCAGGGGCAACGGGTGGGCATCGCCTTCACCCGACCGGAGCTGCTGGTCGCCGCGATGGGCGTCGACCAGCCCTGGGAGGAGCTGTGCGAGTCCGCGCTGCGGGGCATGCTGCGCCCGCTCGGCATCGACCGGATCCAGGTCGACCCGCTGCTGGTGGCGCCGCCACTCGACCGGGTCGACCCGGCGCCTCGCGTCGTTCAGGCGGGGACGAGCCGGACCGCGTCGGCTACCACGTATCCGTTGGTGTCCTCGGTACGGATCAGCACGCTGCCGCCGGTGCCCGCCGTGAACGGATAG
- a CDS encoding universal stress protein — MNRRAGAHRIVVGVDRSFAGMQALRRAMELARRDGAQLDAVRAWVFAPTWRPGTLTWRWQDECDRAALAYLRGVFDAALGGLPRDVTVRLVATQGYAGQVLVDHAHRESDLLVVGSPDRGRFGRSRGHVTRYCVTRAAVPVVAVPAPTWARAATIRRFARDLERFSR; from the coding sequence ATGAACCGCCGCGCCGGTGCCCACCGGATCGTGGTGGGAGTCGACCGCTCGTTCGCCGGGATGCAGGCGCTGCGCCGGGCGATGGAACTGGCCCGCCGCGACGGCGCGCAACTGGACGCCGTCCGCGCCTGGGTCTTCGCGCCGACGTGGCGGCCCGGCACCCTGACCTGGCGGTGGCAGGACGAGTGCGACCGGGCGGCCCTGGCCTACCTGCGCGGCGTCTTCGACGCGGCGCTCGGTGGCCTGCCCCGGGACGTGACAGTGCGGCTGGTGGCGACCCAGGGGTACGCCGGGCAGGTGCTGGTCGACCACGCGCACCGGGAATCCGACCTCTTGGTCGTCGGCAGCCCGGATCGCGGCCGGTTCGGCCGGTCCCGTGGCCACGTCACCCGGTACTGCGTGACCCGTGCGGCCGTGCCGGTCGTCGCTGTGCCCGCGCCGACCTGGGCACGGGCCGCGACGATTCGCCGCTTCGCCCGCGACCTCGAACGATTCAGCCGTTGA
- a CDS encoding dienelactone hydrolase family protein, with amino-acid sequence MLTTTVDIPTSDGVADASLTRPDGDGPFPAVLLFMDAFGPRPRLVEMAERIAERGYLVLTPHLFYRAGRAPLFDLSRLGEADQRAALFEKIMPLVGALTPDVINRDTAAFLDFLAARDDVRPGPVAITGYCMGGTNALRAIEAHPDRIAAVASFHGGRIVTEAPDSPHLGVESITGEVYFGHADADQSMTPEQIATLEKALDAAGVRYRSEVYTGAHHGYTMADTPAYDEQATERHWAALFDLLDRTLPV; translated from the coding sequence ATGCTGACGACGACGGTGGACATCCCGACCAGCGACGGAGTGGCGGACGCGAGCCTGACCCGACCGGACGGCGACGGCCCGTTCCCGGCGGTGCTGCTCTTCATGGACGCCTTCGGGCCGCGCCCGCGCCTCGTCGAGATGGCCGAGCGGATCGCCGAACGGGGCTACCTGGTGCTGACGCCCCACCTGTTCTACCGGGCCGGCCGGGCACCCCTGTTCGACCTGTCCCGCCTCGGCGAGGCCGACCAGCGCGCCGCCCTCTTCGAGAAGATCATGCCGCTGGTCGGCGCGTTGACCCCCGACGTGATCAACCGGGACACCGCCGCGTTCCTCGACTTCCTTGCCGCCCGCGACGACGTCCGACCGGGCCCGGTCGCCATCACCGGTTACTGCATGGGCGGCACGAACGCGCTGCGGGCCATCGAGGCGCACCCGGACCGCATCGCCGCGGTGGCGAGCTTCCACGGAGGGCGGATCGTCACCGAGGCTCCGGACAGCCCGCACCTGGGCGTCGAGTCGATCACCGGCGAGGTGTACTTCGGGCACGCCGACGCCGACCAGTCGATGACGCCCGAGCAGATCGCCACGCTGGAGAAGGCGCTCGACGCCGCCGGGGTGCGCTACCGCTCCGAGGTGTACACCGGGGCGCACCACGGCTACACCATGGCCGACACCCCGGCGTACGACGAGCAGGCCACCGAGCGTCACTGGGCCGCCCTGTTCGACCTCCTGGACCGCACCCTGCCCGTCTGA
- a CDS encoding L-dopachrome tautomerase-related protein, with translation MNGPVGDEPVGELELVHTFTGPMPTGVSVSHRGRIFVNFPKWGDEVPATVVELRDGREMPYPDQAWNDPSGDDDAGAFVSVQSIVVDPADRLWVLDTGSPMFQPTKPGGPKLVRIDLDTDTVAQVITFPTDVALPTTYLNDVRFDLRRGESGVAYITDSSNSGPNGIIVVDLASGASWRRLHDHPSTKAEPLTSFRPVVEGRPFLERPADGPPKPVSMGSDGIAISADGARLYYCPLASRRWYSVSTEALADPGVTQEAVAETVVDEGDRGSASDGLESDDAGRLYLTAYEQNAVLRRLPDGEYETLVHDPRLLWPDTMSVATDGYLYVTANQLHRQPQYQRGKDLRRKPYALFRTRIDAGPVLLRR, from the coding sequence ATGAACGGGCCGGTCGGCGACGAGCCGGTGGGCGAACTGGAGCTGGTGCACACCTTCACCGGCCCGATGCCGACAGGGGTGAGCGTCTCGCACCGGGGCCGGATCTTCGTCAACTTCCCGAAGTGGGGCGACGAGGTGCCGGCCACCGTCGTCGAGCTGCGCGACGGCCGGGAGATGCCCTACCCCGACCAGGCGTGGAACGACCCGTCCGGTGACGACGACGCTGGCGCGTTCGTCTCGGTGCAGAGCATCGTGGTGGACCCGGCCGACCGGCTCTGGGTACTGGACACCGGCAGCCCGATGTTCCAACCCACGAAGCCGGGCGGCCCGAAGCTGGTCCGGATCGACCTGGACACCGACACGGTCGCCCAGGTGATCACCTTCCCGACGGACGTGGCGCTGCCGACGACGTACCTCAACGACGTCCGGTTCGACCTGCGGCGGGGTGAGTCGGGGGTCGCGTACATCACCGACTCGTCGAACTCCGGGCCGAACGGGATCATCGTGGTGGACCTGGCCAGCGGGGCCTCCTGGCGGCGACTGCACGACCACCCGTCCACCAAGGCGGAGCCGCTGACGTCGTTCCGCCCGGTGGTCGAGGGCCGGCCCTTCCTCGAACGGCCGGCCGACGGTCCGCCGAAGCCGGTGAGCATGGGCTCCGACGGCATCGCCATCTCCGCCGACGGCGCTCGGCTCTACTACTGCCCGTTGGCGTCCCGACGCTGGTACAGCGTCTCCACCGAGGCGCTGGCCGACCCGGGCGTCACCCAGGAGGCGGTCGCCGAGACCGTGGTCGACGAGGGCGACCGGGGAAGCGCCTCGGACGGGTTGGAGAGCGACGACGCCGGGCGGCTCTACCTCACCGCGTACGAGCAGAACGCGGTGCTGCGCCGACTGCCCGACGGCGAGTACGAGACGCTGGTGCACGACCCGCGACTGCTCTGGCCGGACACCATGTCGGTGGCAACCGACGGGTACCTCTACGTCACCGCCAACCAACTGCACCGGCAACCGCAGTACCAGCGGGGCAAGGACCTGCGGCGCAAGCCGTACGCGCTGTTCCGCACCCGCATCGACGCCGGCCCGGTGCTGCTACGCCGCTGA
- a CDS encoding SMP-30/gluconolactonase/LRE family protein, protein MELTEPTAWSTDRLELGEGLRWVDDRLVLVDLLAGRLLETDGDAPTPLRELRRLDVPLSAVAPVADRPGEWLAAAGTGVTVLPATGDPRPVAELVADAPEPTRMNDAVADPHGRFWAGSMTYAMVPGGGTLFRLTPGAEPVPAVTGLTIPNGPAFDATGTTMYLADTPRGEIDRFTVDPATGALHGREPFLRLSPADGGPDGMTLDAAGHLWIALWGGSAVRRYRPDGTLDREIRLPAKQPAGICLGGPDLRRLFIGTARVGLDSAGPQDGALLAVDVPVPGLPAARAGAPVD, encoded by the coding sequence ATGGAGCTGACCGAGCCGACCGCCTGGAGCACCGACCGGCTGGAGTTGGGTGAGGGCCTGCGCTGGGTAGACGACCGGCTGGTCCTGGTCGACCTCCTGGCCGGGCGGCTGTTGGAGACCGACGGCGACGCCCCGACCCCGCTGCGGGAACTGCGCCGCCTCGACGTGCCGCTCAGCGCGGTCGCCCCGGTGGCCGACCGACCGGGCGAATGGCTGGCCGCCGCCGGCACCGGCGTCACAGTGCTACCCGCCACCGGCGACCCCCGACCGGTCGCCGAACTGGTCGCCGACGCGCCCGAGCCGACCCGGATGAACGACGCCGTCGCCGACCCGCACGGCCGCTTCTGGGCCGGCAGCATGACGTACGCGATGGTGCCCGGCGGGGGCACGCTGTTCCGCCTCACCCCGGGCGCCGAGCCGGTCCCCGCGGTGACCGGGCTGACCATCCCGAACGGGCCGGCGTTCGACGCGACCGGCACCACCATGTACCTGGCCGACACCCCGCGCGGCGAGATCGACAGGTTCACCGTCGACCCCGCCACCGGGGCCCTGCACGGGCGGGAGCCGTTCCTGCGGCTGTCCCCCGCCGACGGCGGCCCGGACGGCATGACGCTCGACGCGGCCGGCCACCTCTGGATCGCGCTGTGGGGCGGCTCCGCGGTACGCCGCTACCGGCCCGACGGCACCCTCGACCGGGAGATCCGGCTACCGGCCAAGCAGCCGGCCGGCATCTGCCTGGGCGGCCCCGACCTGCGCCGACTCTTCATCGGCACCGCCCGGGTGGGGCTGGACTCGGCGGGCCCGCAGGACGGCGCGCTGCTCGCGGTGGACGTCCCGGTGCCCGGCCTGCCCGCCGCACGGGCCGGTGCGCCAGTGGACTGA
- a CDS encoding sugar kinase, whose product MTDLLTLGETMAAFRTTGPLRLGGTAGISVAGSESNVAIGLARLGHQATWVGVTGADEPGELVRRTLRAEGVDLTWSRVDEAAPTGLIIFENRVADINRVTYHRSGSAGSRLGPADVTRAFDAPGPPPRLLHVTGITCALGVEPYQAVVEAVRRARTAGSTICLDVNHRNRLWSVSEAAAALRPLLPSIDLVVASDDELSVLTDAADPAAALLSAGVAEVVVKHGAGGATSHSATDTIHRPARTVPVVDTVGAGDAFVAGLLSGWLDGVDASGRLDRAVTTGAFAVATRGDWEGLPDRAELALLDHGPGGTVR is encoded by the coding sequence ATGACCGACCTGCTCACGCTCGGCGAGACGATGGCGGCGTTCCGCACCACCGGCCCACTGCGGCTGGGCGGCACCGCCGGGATCTCCGTCGCCGGCTCCGAGTCGAACGTGGCGATCGGCCTGGCCCGACTCGGCCACCAGGCCACCTGGGTCGGTGTCACCGGCGCCGACGAGCCCGGCGAACTGGTCCGCCGTACGCTGCGCGCCGAAGGCGTCGACCTGACCTGGTCCCGGGTCGACGAGGCCGCCCCGACCGGCCTGATCATCTTCGAGAACCGGGTCGCCGACATCAACCGGGTCACCTACCACCGCTCCGGGTCGGCCGGCTCGCGGCTGGGCCCCGCCGACGTGACCCGGGCCTTCGACGCTCCCGGGCCACCACCCCGACTGCTGCACGTCACCGGCATCACCTGCGCGCTCGGCGTCGAGCCGTACCAGGCGGTGGTGGAGGCCGTACGGCGAGCCCGTACGGCCGGCAGCACGATCTGCCTGGACGTCAACCACCGCAACCGGCTCTGGTCGGTCTCCGAGGCCGCCGCCGCGCTGCGCCCGCTGCTGCCCTCGATCGACCTGGTGGTCGCCTCCGACGACGAGTTGTCAGTGCTGACCGACGCCGCCGACCCGGCCGCGGCGCTACTCTCGGCCGGCGTCGCCGAGGTCGTGGTCAAGCACGGCGCCGGTGGAGCGACCAGCCACAGCGCCACCGACACGATCCACCGTCCAGCCCGGACGGTGCCGGTGGTGGACACCGTCGGCGCGGGCGACGCCTTCGTCGCCGGGCTGCTCTCCGGCTGGCTCGACGGCGTCGACGCGTCGGGGCGACTGGACCGGGCCGTCACCACCGGCGCGTTCGCGGTCGCCACCCGGGGCGACTGGGAGGGTCTGCCCGACCGGGCCGAGCTGGCGCTGCTCGACCACGGCCCCGGCGGTACGGTCCGCTGA
- a CDS encoding bifunctional 4-hydroxy-2-oxoglutarate aldolase/2-dehydro-3-deoxy-phosphogluconate aldolase — translation MNLLDELRTHRLLAIVRGPDPAAALAAVLTVAESGVALVEVSMTSADALGIIRRARAALGPDYALGAGTVLSAEDARAAADAGAGFLVTPAIAPSLAEGGRLGLPVLAGALTPTEVVRAVDGGATAIKLFPASLGGPDYLGALRDPFPGTAFVPVGGVDADGARRYLDRGATAVGVGSPLLGDAVRGGDTTALRERATAFLAAVRP, via the coding sequence ATGAACCTGCTCGACGAGCTGCGTACCCATCGACTGTTGGCCATCGTGCGCGGCCCGGACCCGGCCGCCGCGCTGGCCGCCGTGCTCACAGTGGCCGAGAGCGGCGTCGCACTGGTCGAGGTCTCGATGACCAGCGCCGACGCGCTCGGCATCATCCGCCGCGCCCGGGCCGCCCTCGGGCCCGACTACGCCCTGGGCGCCGGGACCGTGCTCAGCGCCGAGGACGCCCGCGCGGCGGCCGACGCGGGTGCCGGCTTCCTGGTCACCCCGGCGATCGCACCGAGCCTCGCCGAGGGCGGCCGGCTCGGGCTTCCGGTGCTCGCCGGCGCCCTCACCCCCACCGAGGTGGTGCGGGCCGTCGACGGCGGGGCCACCGCGATCAAGCTCTTCCCGGCCTCGCTCGGCGGGCCCGACTACCTCGGCGCCCTGCGCGACCCGTTCCCGGGCACCGCGTTCGTGCCCGTCGGTGGGGTCGACGCGGACGGTGCGCGGCGCTACCTCGACCGAGGCGCGACAGCTGTCGGCGTCGGTTCCCCGCTGCTCGGCGACGCCGTCCGAGGCGGCGACACGACAGCCTTGCGGGAGCGGGCCACCGCCTTCCTCGCGGCGGTCCGGCCATGA